Proteins encoded within one genomic window of Gadus macrocephalus chromosome 18, ASM3116895v1:
- the LOC132446884 gene encoding trinucleotide repeat-containing gene 18 protein-like codes for MGEEEQMRTKEKPASRKKPPIMPCGPRRSRSSEPRDETPFPLRVTRVVTATLPSSLVARRVAVDDPPPELSPPLPEQIPDPRPSPRPPSGLDYVPARHRVVSWESPPRQTEDGAREGGPTADTLAQGPPSRPLNPGQNHDLALTPEQREAKLRRVQRIRERVVRSAVRESSTTPVHLSDKEVPLLTDDRKLAGQTPGVRYHSDGSAERRGGAAEEEEAEPRSRLPPPAGGERPAPRGTNGSVKHSSSVTWYQREDGRQVSPDRRRGDDRSQSSRAQWFLSTNQWQGFIPLQSQGAEPLCDQEVADITGRPEKPEEPVSDAGDATSSSSSSSSSSHVSHLSLEKMKENHALFYQIACDVSISDTDVTPGDHNGHDVNDRSDRNVRSDRNNNNDAESWEEPAGEGVPVSGEGVPVSEGQSGTTRRAWDALFHGISLPAPSDWFSSSPSLSKQGGDPEELRIQEELEALAPEVLPEVSCSSSSSSTSSSSSSSSQQDVLHHLKAEGRRVGAEKGKEEEAPRLGDEPGGVTKTSEEVVILEEVKREQEGRKRNQEQTRVFRKSSSLSDSREAIPGDSGFGDVTTVLRGAGFGNTRVTVLRTSL; via the exons atgggggaggaggagcagatgaGGACCAAGGAGAAGCCGGCCAGCCGGAAGAAACCTCCCATCATGCCATGCGGTCCTCGACGCAGCCGGAGCTCGGAACCCAGAGACGAG ACGCCGTTCCCGCTGCGCGTGACGCGGGTCGTCACGGCAACACTGCCCTCCTCCCTGGTGGCGCGCAGGGTGGCCGTGGACGACCCGCCCCCGGAGCTCAGCCCCCCGCTGCCCGAGCAGATCCCGGACCCCCGCCCGTCCCCCAGGCCCCCCTCGGGGCTGGACTACGTGCCGGCCCGCCACCGCGTGGTGAGCTGGGAGTCGCCCCCGCGGCAGACGGAGGACGGCGCCCGGGAGGGGGGGCCGACCGCCGACACGCTG GCTCAAGGCCCGCCCTCCCGACCTTTGAACCCCGGCCAGAATCATGACCTCGCTTTGACCCCTGAGCAGAGAGAGGCCAAACTCAGACGAGTTCAGCGAATCAGAGAGAGGGTCGTCCGcag tgcagTAAGAGAGAGCTCTACCACTCCTGTTCACCTGTCAGACAAAGAAGTTCCTCTCCTGACTGATGACAGGAAGCTGGCCGGCCAGACGCCAG GGGTCCGTTACCATAGCGACGGGTCAGCCGAGCGCCGGGGCGGTgcggccgaggaggaggaggcggagccgagGAGCCGCCTCCCGCCCCCTGCAGGCGGCGAGCGGCCGGCGCCCCGCGGTACGAACGGCTCCGTCAAACACTCCAGCTCCGTGACCTGGTACCAGCGGGAGGACGGGCGCCAGGTCTCCCCGGACCGTCGCCGTGGAGACGACCGGTCCCAGTCCAGCCGGGCCCAGTGGTTCCTCTCCACCAATCAGTGGCAGGGGTTCATCCCGCTGCAGagccagggggcggagccactcTGTGACCAGGAGGTCGCCGACATCACCGGCCGGCCGGAGAAACCCGAGGAGCCGGTGTCCGACGCCGGCgacgccacctcctcctcctcttcctcctcttcgtcctcccaCGTCAGCCACCTCAGCctggagaagatgaaggagaaCCACGCGCTGTTCTACCAGATCGCGTGCGACGTCAGCATCTCGGACACGGACGTCACACCGGGCGACCACAACGGACACGACGTCAACGACCGAAGCGACCGAAATGTCCGAAGCGACcggaacaacaacaacgacgctGAAAGCTGGGAGGAGCCGGCCGGGGAGGGGGTCCCGGTCTCCGGGGAGGGGGTCCCGGTCTCCGAGGGTCAGAGTGGTACCACTCGGAGGGCGTGGGACGCCCTGTTCCACGGCATCAGCCTTCCGGCACCTTCCGATTGGTTCAGCAGCTCTCCTTCCCTGTCCAAACAAGGCGGAGACCCAGAGGAGCTCAGGATCCAGGAGGAGCTGGAAGCTTTAGCCCCTGAAGTCCTGCCAGaggtctcctgctcctcctcctcctcctccacctcctcctcctcctcctcctcctctcagcaggacgtcctccaccacctcaaagcggaggggaggagagttggggcggagaaggggaaggaggaagaggcccCCCGACTTGGGGATGAACCAGGGGGAGTGACGAAGACCTCCGAGGAGGTAGTGATcttggaggaggtgaagagggagcaggaggggaggaagaggaaccaGGAGCAGACCAGGGTGTTCAGGAAGAGCAGCAGTTTGAGTGACAGTAGAGAGGCCATCCCTGGCGACTCCGGGTTTGGTGACGTCACAACGGTGTTAAGAGGAGCTGGTTTTGGCAACACCAGGGTGACCGTCCTGCGGACGAgtttgtag
- the LOC132446892 gene encoding pleckstrin homology domain-containing family A member 4-like isoform X3 gives MRSYYFSADTQEDMLGWVRALGQAAAMEQEGTLNRRCCSYQDFSQLGGSSESVASPSSEGECFLQKPRHVSRTLSEPSHLTGARGPHPHAEQRARRPSPSPSRDRCGLEDSASCGGSLTPRGQLGSRPHTPVGRVDIRPQNDPFVTPQPLFYTPPSPKHQFRPHPPTPVLERWLNKPVATYGSVHHGSTGRRPLAKSHSTGGFPEALPPLPRTTRLGHVPHPTHHHHHHHHGNHVSVCVVPTTTAVKPELRDTPPLRPLETDADAVLTRLCGCDKLLQALSMELAQLQVDKISVAVLQDSVQVAMEMGRMQVAVETSRMPLEEWRTQDAALSQKALLQEELVTIRARMCDVSLEMERVWAQYERMESELSIIRSHLQHITDFGSPQHQSQAQRDLWMMEDVLSALKPNRDHHSALLRLHTLVPPAVRDHHTHSTSPPSPSQTLQSTAHMELQEANQMRAPQYDWTDSSYERNDGRGDGRSDGRSQAGESPQPVRVRLSSCISVAEFSNRSVI, from the exons ATGCGCTCGTACTACTTCAGCGCAGACACCCAGGAGGACATGCTGGGCTGGGTCCGAGCTCTGGGCCAGGCCGCCGCGATGGAGCAGGAGGGCACGCTCAACAG ACGCTGCTGCAGTTACCAGGACTTCTCTCAGCTAGGGGGCAGCAGTGAGTCGGTGGCCAGCCCGTCCTCTGAGGGAGAATGTTTCCTCCAGAAGCCCCGACACGTCAGCCGAACGTTGAGCGAACCCAGCCACCTAACGGGGGCGCGGGGCCCGCACCCCCACGCAGAGCAGCGGGCGAGACGACCGAG cccctcccccagcagGGACCGCTGTGGTCTGGAAGACTCCGCCTCCTGCGGAGGATCCTTGACCCCTAGAGGTCAGCTGGGGTCGCGACCTCACACTCCAGTGGGAAGGGTGGACATCCGGCCCCAGAACGACCCCTTCGTGACCCCGCAGCCCCTCttctacacccccccctcccccaaacaccagttcagaccacacccccccacccctgtccTGGAGCGATGGCTCAACAAG ccCGTAGCGACATACGGTTCTGTCCACCACGGTTCCACCGGACGGAGGCCGCTAGCAAAG TCTCACTCCACGGGGGGGTTCCCGGAGGCCCTCCCCCCGTTGCCGCGGACGACCCGACTTGGACAcgtcccccaccccacccatcaccatcaccaccatcaccacggcaaccatgtgtccgtgtgtgtggttCCCACGACAACG GCTGTGAAGCCGGAGCTGAGAGACACTCCGCCCCTCCGCCCACTAGAGACTGACGCAGAC gctgTTCTGACCaggttgtgtgggtgtgacaAGCTGCTGCAGGCTCTGTCCATGGAGCTGGCTCAGCTGCAGGTGGACAAG ATCTCTGTGGCCGTGTTGCAGGACAGTGTCCaggttgccatggagatgggCAGGATGCAGGTTGCCGTGGAGACCAGCAGGATGCCGCTGGAGGAGTGGAGGACCCAGGATGCGGCCCTTTCCCAGAAGGCCTTGCTGCAGGAAGAGCTGGTCACTATCCGCGCCAGGATGTGTGACGTTTCTCTG gagatggagagggtgtgggCTCAGTACGAGAGGATGGAGAGTGAGCTGTCAATCATCAGATCTCACCTGCAGCACATCACAGACTTTGGATCTCCTCAG catcaGTCCCAGGCTCAGAGGGACCTCTGGATGATGGAGGACGTCCTGTCTGCTCTGAAACCCAACCGGGACCACCATTCTGCACTGCTGAGACTACACACActag TGCCCCCCGCGGTGAGagaccatcacacacactcaacctcccccccttctccgtCACAGACCCTGCAGAGCACAGCTCACATG gAACTGCAGGAAGCCAATCAGATGAGGGCTCCACAGTACGACTGGACAGATTCGTCCTATGAG AGGAATGATGGACGTGGTGATGGACGTAGTGATGGGAGGAGCCAAGCAGGTGAGAGTCCACAACCTGTCAGGGTTCGGTTATCGTCATGTATTTCTGTTGCCGAATTTTCCAACCGTTCGGTTATTTGA
- the LOC132446892 gene encoding pleckstrin homology domain-containing family A member 4-like isoform X2, whose amino-acid sequence MRSYYFSADTQEDMLGWVRALGQAAAMEQEGTLNRRCCSYQDFSQLGGSSESVASPSSEGECFLQKPRHVSRTLSEPSHLTGARGPHPHAEQRARRPSPSPSRDRCGLEDSASCGGSLTPRGQLGSRPHTPVGRVDIRPQNDPFVTPQPLFYTPPSPKHQFRPHPPTPVLERWLNKPVATYGSVHHGSTGRRPLAKSHSTGGFPEALPPLPRTTRLGHVPHPTHHHHHHHHGNHVSVCVVPTTTAVKPELRDTPPLRPLETDADAVLTRLCGCDKLLQALSMELAQLQVDKDSVQVAMEMGRMQVAVETSRMPLEEWRTQDAALSQKALLQEELVTIRARMCDVSLEMERVWAQYERMESELSIIRSHLQHITDFGSPQHQSQAQRDLWMMEDVLSALKPNRDHHSALLRLHTLVPPAVRDHHTHSTSPPSPSQTLQSTAHMGAELMAPTRPPLPQELQEANQMRAPQYDWTDSSYERNDGRGDGRSDGRSQAGESPQPVRVRLSSCISVAEFSNRSVI is encoded by the exons ATGCGCTCGTACTACTTCAGCGCAGACACCCAGGAGGACATGCTGGGCTGGGTCCGAGCTCTGGGCCAGGCCGCCGCGATGGAGCAGGAGGGCACGCTCAACAG ACGCTGCTGCAGTTACCAGGACTTCTCTCAGCTAGGGGGCAGCAGTGAGTCGGTGGCCAGCCCGTCCTCTGAGGGAGAATGTTTCCTCCAGAAGCCCCGACACGTCAGCCGAACGTTGAGCGAACCCAGCCACCTAACGGGGGCGCGGGGCCCGCACCCCCACGCAGAGCAGCGGGCGAGACGACCGAG cccctcccccagcagGGACCGCTGTGGTCTGGAAGACTCCGCCTCCTGCGGAGGATCCTTGACCCCTAGAGGTCAGCTGGGGTCGCGACCTCACACTCCAGTGGGAAGGGTGGACATCCGGCCCCAGAACGACCCCTTCGTGACCCCGCAGCCCCTCttctacacccccccctcccccaaacaccagttcagaccacacccccccacccctgtccTGGAGCGATGGCTCAACAAG ccCGTAGCGACATACGGTTCTGTCCACCACGGTTCCACCGGACGGAGGCCGCTAGCAAAG TCTCACTCCACGGGGGGGTTCCCGGAGGCCCTCCCCCCGTTGCCGCGGACGACCCGACTTGGACAcgtcccccaccccacccatcaccatcaccaccatcaccacggcaaccatgtgtccgtgtgtgtggttCCCACGACAACG GCTGTGAAGCCGGAGCTGAGAGACACTCCGCCCCTCCGCCCACTAGAGACTGACGCAGAC gctgTTCTGACCaggttgtgtgggtgtgacaAGCTGCTGCAGGCTCTGTCCATGGAGCTGGCTCAGCTGCAGGTGGACAAG GACAGTGTCCaggttgccatggagatgggCAGGATGCAGGTTGCCGTGGAGACCAGCAGGATGCCGCTGGAGGAGTGGAGGACCCAGGATGCGGCCCTTTCCCAGAAGGCCTTGCTGCAGGAAGAGCTGGTCACTATCCGCGCCAGGATGTGTGACGTTTCTCTG gagatggagagggtgtgggCTCAGTACGAGAGGATGGAGAGTGAGCTGTCAATCATCAGATCTCACCTGCAGCACATCACAGACTTTGGATCTCCTCAG catcaGTCCCAGGCTCAGAGGGACCTCTGGATGATGGAGGACGTCCTGTCTGCTCTGAAACCCAACCGGGACCACCATTCTGCACTGCTGAGACTACACACActag TGCCCCCCGCGGTGAGagaccatcacacacactcaacctcccccccttctccgtCACAGACCCTGCAGAGCACAGCTCACATG GGGGCGGAGCTAATGGCCCCGACccgcccacctctccctcaggAACTGCAGGAAGCCAATCAGATGAGGGCTCCACAGTACGACTGGACAGATTCGTCCTATGAG AGGAATGATGGACGTGGTGATGGACGTAGTGATGGGAGGAGCCAAGCAGGTGAGAGTCCACAACCTGTCAGGGTTCGGTTATCGTCATGTATTTCTGTTGCCGAATTTTCCAACCGTTCGGTTATTTGA
- the LOC132446892 gene encoding pleckstrin homology domain-containing family A member 4-like isoform X1 — MRSYYFSADTQEDMLGWVRALGQAAAMEQEGTLNRRCCSYQDFSQLGGSSESVASPSSEGECFLQKPRHVSRTLSEPSHLTGARGPHPHAEQRARRPSPSPSRDRCGLEDSASCGGSLTPRGQLGSRPHTPVGRVDIRPQNDPFVTPQPLFYTPPSPKHQFRPHPPTPVLERWLNKPVATYGSVHHGSTGRRPLAKSHSTGGFPEALPPLPRTTRLGHVPHPTHHHHHHHHGNHVSVCVVPTTTAVKPELRDTPPLRPLETDADAVLTRLCGCDKLLQALSMELAQLQVDKISVAVLQDSVQVAMEMGRMQVAVETSRMPLEEWRTQDAALSQKALLQEELVTIRARMCDVSLEMERVWAQYERMESELSIIRSHLQHITDFGSPQHQSQAQRDLWMMEDVLSALKPNRDHHSALLRLHTLVPPAVRDHHTHSTSPPSPSQTLQSTAHMGAELMAPTRPPLPQELQEANQMRAPQYDWTDSSYERNDGRGDGRSDGRSQAGESPQPVRVRLSSCISVAEFSNRSVI; from the exons ATGCGCTCGTACTACTTCAGCGCAGACACCCAGGAGGACATGCTGGGCTGGGTCCGAGCTCTGGGCCAGGCCGCCGCGATGGAGCAGGAGGGCACGCTCAACAG ACGCTGCTGCAGTTACCAGGACTTCTCTCAGCTAGGGGGCAGCAGTGAGTCGGTGGCCAGCCCGTCCTCTGAGGGAGAATGTTTCCTCCAGAAGCCCCGACACGTCAGCCGAACGTTGAGCGAACCCAGCCACCTAACGGGGGCGCGGGGCCCGCACCCCCACGCAGAGCAGCGGGCGAGACGACCGAG cccctcccccagcagGGACCGCTGTGGTCTGGAAGACTCCGCCTCCTGCGGAGGATCCTTGACCCCTAGAGGTCAGCTGGGGTCGCGACCTCACACTCCAGTGGGAAGGGTGGACATCCGGCCCCAGAACGACCCCTTCGTGACCCCGCAGCCCCTCttctacacccccccctcccccaaacaccagttcagaccacacccccccacccctgtccTGGAGCGATGGCTCAACAAG ccCGTAGCGACATACGGTTCTGTCCACCACGGTTCCACCGGACGGAGGCCGCTAGCAAAG TCTCACTCCACGGGGGGGTTCCCGGAGGCCCTCCCCCCGTTGCCGCGGACGACCCGACTTGGACAcgtcccccaccccacccatcaccatcaccaccatcaccacggcaaccatgtgtccgtgtgtgtggttCCCACGACAACG GCTGTGAAGCCGGAGCTGAGAGACACTCCGCCCCTCCGCCCACTAGAGACTGACGCAGAC gctgTTCTGACCaggttgtgtgggtgtgacaAGCTGCTGCAGGCTCTGTCCATGGAGCTGGCTCAGCTGCAGGTGGACAAG ATCTCTGTGGCCGTGTTGCAGGACAGTGTCCaggttgccatggagatgggCAGGATGCAGGTTGCCGTGGAGACCAGCAGGATGCCGCTGGAGGAGTGGAGGACCCAGGATGCGGCCCTTTCCCAGAAGGCCTTGCTGCAGGAAGAGCTGGTCACTATCCGCGCCAGGATGTGTGACGTTTCTCTG gagatggagagggtgtgggCTCAGTACGAGAGGATGGAGAGTGAGCTGTCAATCATCAGATCTCACCTGCAGCACATCACAGACTTTGGATCTCCTCAG catcaGTCCCAGGCTCAGAGGGACCTCTGGATGATGGAGGACGTCCTGTCTGCTCTGAAACCCAACCGGGACCACCATTCTGCACTGCTGAGACTACACACActag TGCCCCCCGCGGTGAGagaccatcacacacactcaacctcccccccttctccgtCACAGACCCTGCAGAGCACAGCTCACATG GGGGCGGAGCTAATGGCCCCGACccgcccacctctccctcaggAACTGCAGGAAGCCAATCAGATGAGGGCTCCACAGTACGACTGGACAGATTCGTCCTATGAG AGGAATGATGGACGTGGTGATGGACGTAGTGATGGGAGGAGCCAAGCAGGTGAGAGTCCACAACCTGTCAGGGTTCGGTTATCGTCATGTATTTCTGTTGCCGAATTTTCCAACCGTTCGGTTATTTGA